A genomic region of Deinococcus sp. KSM4-11 contains the following coding sequences:
- the ybeY gene encoding rRNA maturation RNase YbeY → MIDLVVRKSPPAGVRPAVRASLDAAMTHFGVQEREVTVVLVGDRTIRTLKRETWGEDSATDVLSFPTWEPGDPFMPPHLGDIVISLDTAARQAEARGHSLAHEVALLASHGLTHLVGHDHPHADGLGFEEGASGPEWQVFHDAWNAARAALPDGA, encoded by the coding sequence ATGATCGACCTCGTCGTCCGCAAGTCCCCGCCAGCCGGGGTGCGCCCGGCCGTGCGCGCCAGCCTGGACGCAGCCATGACGCACTTCGGCGTGCAGGAACGGGAGGTGACGGTCGTCCTGGTGGGTGACCGCACCATCCGCACCCTGAAACGCGAGACCTGGGGGGAGGACAGCGCGACGGACGTGCTGAGTTTCCCGACCTGGGAGCCTGGCGATCCGTTCATGCCGCCGCACCTGGGGGACATCGTGATCAGCCTGGATACGGCCGCGCGGCAGGCCGAGGCACGCGGCCATTCGCTCGCCCATGAGGTGGCCCTGCTGGCCAGTCACGGCCTGACCCATCTGGTCGGGCACGATCACCCGCACGCGGACGGCCTGGGCTTCGAGGAAGGTGCGAGCGGCCCCGAGTGGCAGGTCTTCCACGACGCCTGGAACGCGGCCCGCGCCGCCCTCCCCGACGGTGCGTGA
- a CDS encoding PLP-dependent aspartate aminotransferase family protein, translated as MTTDHQYDLTTLAARAGEEARPAGSVALAEPIYQSTVYAFPDLETLDWAMSGEQPAAFYYRNGTPNAGTLERALAVLEGTEAALAAGSGMAAISAALLGILKAGDHVVADSRLYGVSYALLAEEFPRLGIEVTFVDACDHSEVEDAFRDTTRVLHVESLTNPLLTVPDVPALATLAHARGALLSVDNTFASPAMFRPALHGADLVTHSVSKYLSGHSNAFGGVACGRADLIAAARTRLLRLGGTISAFDAWMTMQGLKTLGLRMRAHSGNAQAVADVLVNHPRVRAVYHPGLSDHPQFHLAMDLFPHGFGGMLSADIEDAPGFVKALAGRIPLAPSLADVMTTISWPWGTSHRALPEAERRRLGITPDLLRLSIGIEDIGDLLNDFEHALNS; from the coding sequence ATGACCACAGACCACCAGTACGACCTCACGACCCTGGCGGCCCGCGCCGGCGAGGAAGCCCGTCCGGCGGGCAGCGTCGCCCTGGCCGAGCCCATCTACCAGAGCACCGTGTACGCGTTCCCCGATCTCGAGACCCTCGACTGGGCGATGTCGGGGGAACAGCCGGCGGCGTTCTACTACCGCAACGGCACGCCGAATGCGGGCACGCTGGAGCGCGCTCTGGCCGTCCTGGAGGGTACCGAGGCGGCCCTGGCGGCGGGCAGCGGGATGGCGGCCATCAGCGCGGCGCTGCTCGGTATCCTGAAGGCGGGAGACCACGTGGTCGCGGACTCCAGGCTGTACGGGGTGTCCTACGCCCTGCTGGCCGAGGAATTCCCCCGCCTGGGCATCGAAGTCACCTTCGTGGACGCCTGCGACCATTCGGAGGTTGAAGACGCGTTCCGGGACACCACCCGTGTCCTGCATGTCGAGAGCCTCACGAATCCACTGCTGACCGTGCCGGACGTGCCCGCGCTCGCCACCCTGGCCCACGCCAGGGGAGCGCTGCTGTCGGTGGACAACACCTTCGCCAGTCCGGCCATGTTCCGACCGGCCCTGCACGGCGCGGACCTTGTGACGCACTCGGTCAGCAAGTACCTCAGCGGGCACTCGAACGCGTTCGGGGGCGTGGCCTGCGGCCGGGCCGACCTGATCGCGGCGGCCCGTACCCGCCTGCTGCGTCTGGGCGGCACCATCAGCGCCTTCGACGCCTGGATGACCATGCAGGGCCTCAAGACGCTGGGCCTGCGGATGCGGGCGCATTCGGGCAATGCCCAGGCCGTCGCCGACGTCCTTGTCAACCACCCGCGCGTGCGGGCCGTGTACCATCCTGGCCTCAGTGACCACCCGCAGTTCCATCTGGCCATGGATCTGTTCCCGCATGGCTTCGGCGGCATGCTCAGCGCCGACATCGAGGACGCGCCGGGTTTCGTGAAGGCCCTGGCTGGCCGGATTCCTCTGGCGCCCTCGCTCGCAGACGTCATGACCACCATCTCCTGGCCGTGGGGCACGTCGCACCGGGCGTTGCCGGAAGCCGAACGCCGCCGCCTCGGGATCACGCCGGACCTGCTGCGGCTGAGCATTGGCATCGAGGACATCGGCGATCTGTTGAATGACTTCGAACATGCGCTGAACAGCTGA
- a CDS encoding DUF2271 domain-containing protein, whose product MTDTRRSFLGKLAATTATLTLGRFAGAAAPASTAKVWATGMALDITFTVATKASGYIKRPFVAVYIEDAQGNTVRNLTVWLKQDRLNPRWLAELSRWTRQNSDLVATISSATRNPGTYAVSWDGKDDKGKLVSQGDYYVVVESAREHGPYSLVREKVTVAAAAFKKTLTADNDIEAASVSFGKA is encoded by the coding sequence ATGACCGACACCCGACGCAGCTTCCTCGGCAAACTCGCCGCCACGACCGCCACCCTCACCCTCGGGCGCTTTGCCGGGGCGGCCGCGCCTGCCTCGACGGCCAAGGTCTGGGCGACCGGCATGGCCCTGGACATCACCTTCACGGTGGCCACCAAGGCCAGCGGGTACATCAAGCGGCCCTTCGTGGCCGTGTACATCGAGGACGCGCAGGGCAACACGGTTCGCAACCTGACGGTCTGGCTCAAGCAGGATCGCCTGAATCCTCGCTGGCTGGCCGAACTGAGCCGCTGGACGCGCCAGAATAGCGACCTCGTCGCGACCATCAGCTCGGCCACCCGGAATCCCGGCACCTACGCCGTCTCGTGGGATGGCAAGGACGACAAGGGCAAACTGGTCAGCCAGGGCGACTACTACGTGGTGGTCGAATCCGCCCGCGAGCACGGTCCCTACTCGCTGGTTCGTGAGAAGGTCACGGTCGCGGCGGCGGCCTTCAAGAAGACCCTGACCGCCGACAATGATATCGAGGCTGCCAGTGTCAGCTTCGGCAAGGCCTGA
- a CDS encoding nitroreductase family protein codes for MSMTPEEVRAFYDAHRTVRQYVTNDDGTPIPLPADHLDALLHAAQRAPTDATAQLYSLVRITRPDLRARLVDLTTNAHIATASEAFIVCADVHRVTRVLDVTAHQPGHWPAIAVHFGIGDAVMAGTNLLTAAEMLGYQGCWIGGVMNGLDGIITDLNLPAGVLPFAALTIGRSAENTPYRPRVPRPLVIHTDAYHAATDDEIRTAVEVMNPIASRGGLPGDWARLMNAYFGEGGSMTKREPVLRAALERQGLAVERMDG; via the coding sequence ATGTCCATGACGCCCGAGGAAGTCCGCGCCTTCTACGATGCCCACCGAACTGTCCGGCAGTACGTGACGAACGACGACGGCACGCCGATTCCCCTGCCGGCCGATCACCTGGACGCCCTGCTGCATGCCGCGCAGCGGGCGCCGACCGACGCGACCGCACAGCTGTACTCGCTGGTGCGGATCACCCGCCCGGATCTCCGCGCCCGCCTGGTGGACCTGACCACCAACGCGCACATCGCCACTGCGAGCGAGGCCTTCATCGTGTGTGCCGACGTTCACCGCGTGACCCGCGTGCTGGACGTCACCGCTCACCAGCCGGGGCACTGGCCGGCCATCGCTGTTCATTTCGGGATCGGGGACGCGGTCATGGCCGGCACCAACCTGCTGACGGCAGCCGAGATGCTCGGCTACCAGGGCTGCTGGATCGGGGGTGTCATGAACGGCCTGGACGGCATCATCACGGATCTGAACCTGCCCGCTGGGGTGCTGCCCTTCGCGGCGCTCACCATCGGCCGTTCGGCGGAGAACACCCCGTACCGTCCCCGCGTGCCCCGCCCGCTGGTCATTCACACCGACGCCTACCACGCCGCCACGGACGACGAGATCCGCACGGCCGTCGAGGTCATGAATCCCATCGCCTCGCGCGGCGGCCTGCCCGGCGACTGGGCCCGCCTGATGAACGCTTACTTCGGCGAGGGCGGCAGCATGACCAAACGGGAACCCGTGCTGCGGGCCGCCCTGGAACGCCAGGGGCTCGCCGTGGAGCGCATGGACGGGTAA
- a CDS encoding diacylglycerol kinase, with product MKSDGSALSLRRFWRSAGFAWAGLRHAYASQANFRVEVWCGVLAVLTALWLDVTVSPVVLCCALVLSLELVNTAVEAIVDLVSPEWQALAKVAKDAMAGAVLVASVGALGVAAALLLPALLHRLLG from the coding sequence TTGAAATCCGACGGCTCGGCCCTGAGCCTGCGGCGCTTCTGGCGGTCGGCCGGGTTCGCGTGGGCCGGCCTCAGGCACGCGTATGCCTCGCAGGCGAACTTCCGGGTGGAGGTCTGGTGCGGCGTGCTGGCCGTGCTCACGGCCCTGTGGCTGGATGTGACCGTTTCCCCCGTTGTGCTGTGCTGTGCGCTGGTGCTGAGCCTGGAACTCGTGAACACGGCCGTCGAGGCGATCGTGGATCTGGTGAGCCCGGAATGGCAGGCGCTGGCCAAGGTCGCCAAGGACGCCATGGCGGGCGCGGTGCTGGTCGCCAGCGTGGGTGCCCTGGGCGTTGCGGCAGCGCTGCTGCTCCCAGCGTTGCTGCACCGGCTGCTGGGATGA
- a CDS encoding PepSY-associated TM helix domain-containing protein — protein sequence MTETDDLFETSVSASRPARRARSSRAQANVTLRWLHTYTSMISLLVVLFFALTGITLNHPDWVFGTGDVKSTLTGTLPAGWIKDGTVNWLTVAETLRADQNLKGRAGETRFDGNEADISFVGPGYSADTAIVAATGKYTVNVLQQGGVAVMNDLHRGRDTGGAWKWLIDLSGGILALVAITGIGILLYLKKTRNQALTVMGLASVVVIALAWHAIA from the coding sequence GTGACGGAGACGGACGACCTGTTCGAGACGTCCGTCTCCGCCTCCCGCCCTGCCAGACGGGCCCGGAGCAGCCGCGCCCAGGCGAACGTCACGCTGCGCTGGCTGCACACCTACACGTCCATGATCAGCCTGCTGGTCGTGCTGTTCTTCGCGCTGACCGGCATCACCCTCAACCACCCGGACTGGGTCTTCGGCACGGGGGATGTCAAGAGCACCCTCACGGGCACCCTGCCCGCCGGGTGGATCAAGGACGGCACCGTGAACTGGCTGACGGTGGCTGAGACGCTGCGCGCCGACCAGAACCTGAAAGGGCGCGCCGGCGAGACCCGCTTCGACGGCAATGAGGCCGACATCTCCTTCGTGGGACCGGGCTACTCCGCCGACACGGCCATCGTCGCCGCAACCGGGAAGTACACGGTGAACGTGCTGCAGCAGGGGGGCGTGGCCGTCATGAACGACCTGCACCGTGGCCGGGATACCGGCGGCGCGTGGAAGTGGCTGATCGACCTCAGCGGCGGCATTCTGGCGCTCGTGGCCATCACCGGGATCGGGATCCTGCTCTACCTGAAGAAGACGCGGAATCAGGCCCTGACCGTCATGGGCCTTGCCAGCGTGGTCGTGATCGCGCTCGCCTGGCACGCCATCGCCTGA
- the aroE gene encoding shikimate dehydrogenase, giving the protein MTVQDASALPLQAFLFADPAAHSLSPLMHTAAFRHAGLSGQYAAIRVSSTELAAAVHGLRRPGVLGANISLPHKQAVLPLLDDLTPAARAIGAVNTIIHREGQLTGENTDAPGLLADLRDLGVNPHGLGGVIVVLGAGGAARAAVYTGLNLLEQDVYVVNRTPQRAQDLVASWPDRNPAPQLRASAVAEVPWPDVTLVINASSAGLDAPDQTPLDPAFIAQLPRQALVYDMVYSPAQTRLMADARVAGLAAANGLGMLAQQARLAFTAWTQCDVPVEVFRGALEEGRTGIPR; this is encoded by the coding sequence GTGACCGTGCAGGACGCCTCCGCCCTCCCCCTTCAGGCCTTCCTGTTCGCAGACCCGGCCGCCCATTCCCTGTCTCCCCTGATGCACACCGCCGCCTTCCGACACGCGGGCCTGAGCGGGCAGTACGCCGCCATCCGGGTGTCCAGCACGGAACTTGCTGCTGCTGTACACGGCCTGCGCCGGCCCGGCGTGCTCGGCGCGAACATCAGCCTGCCGCATAAACAGGCCGTACTTCCCCTGCTCGACGACCTGACCCCGGCGGCGCGAGCGATCGGGGCCGTCAATACCATCATTCACCGGGAGGGCCAGCTGACCGGCGAGAACACAGACGCTCCCGGCCTGCTGGCAGACTTGCGGGATCTGGGTGTAAATCCACACGGTTTGGGTGGGGTCATCGTGGTGCTGGGGGCCGGTGGGGCGGCGCGGGCCGCCGTGTACACCGGCCTGAACCTTCTGGAGCAAGACGTATACGTCGTGAACCGTACGCCACAGCGGGCCCAGGATCTCGTGGCCTCGTGGCCCGATCGGAACCCGGCCCCGCAGCTCCGGGCGAGCGCCGTCGCCGAGGTGCCCTGGCCGGACGTGACGCTCGTCATCAACGCCAGCAGCGCGGGACTCGACGCGCCGGATCAGACGCCCCTCGATCCTGCCTTCATCGCTCAGCTTCCCCGGCAGGCGCTGGTGTACGACATGGTGTACTCGCCTGCCCAGACGCGCCTGATGGCCGATGCCCGCGTGGCCGGACTCGCGGCGGCCAATGGCCTGGGCATGCTGGCGCAGCAGGCCCGCCTGGCCTTCACGGCCTGGACGCAGTGCGACGTTCCCGTGGAGGTGTTTCGCGGCGCGCTGGAGGAAGGGAGAACCGGAATTCCACGATGA
- a CDS encoding PhoH family protein, which produces MTDPAQNTPSPSALPQTGGATATVTLNDQREAYALLGAGDANLRRMRELTRARLVARGEAVTMTGEPADVQQAERMVRDALEVVRTGGELTPESLLRSARLSGEGRSLAAETQVNGLSLPRGLKPKTPGQKLYLEKIEKSDITFGVGPAGTGKTYMAVAMAVQALKAKKVKRIILTRPAVEAGEKLGFLPGDLQAKIDPYLRPLYDALQDMLDQEKFESYLTSGVIEIAPLAFMRGRTLNDAFIILDEAQNTTGEQMKMFLTRMGFSSRVVVTGDVTQIDLPRHITSGLAVAKRILSSIEGIAWHEFTDVDVVRHPLVGRIIKAYESAEEAEQDKRGARRGEFATIPEGESDPPAQPS; this is translated from the coding sequence TTGACTGACCCCGCCCAGAACACCCCGTCCCCTTCCGCTCTTCCCCAGACCGGTGGCGCGACCGCGACCGTCACCCTGAACGACCAGCGCGAAGCGTACGCACTGCTGGGCGCCGGGGACGCGAACCTCAGACGCATGCGTGAACTCACCCGGGCGCGGCTGGTCGCGCGGGGCGAGGCGGTCACCATGACCGGTGAGCCCGCCGACGTGCAGCAAGCCGAGCGGATGGTGCGCGACGCCCTGGAGGTCGTGCGCACCGGTGGCGAACTCACGCCCGAGAGCCTGCTGCGCTCGGCGCGCCTGAGCGGCGAGGGCCGCAGCCTGGCCGCCGAGACGCAGGTGAACGGCCTGAGCCTGCCGCGCGGCCTGAAACCCAAGACGCCCGGACAGAAGCTGTATCTGGAGAAGATCGAGAAGAGCGACATCACCTTCGGCGTCGGCCCCGCCGGTACGGGCAAGACCTACATGGCGGTGGCCATGGCGGTGCAGGCCCTGAAGGCGAAGAAGGTTAAGCGCATCATCCTGACCCGCCCGGCGGTCGAGGCGGGCGAGAAGCTGGGCTTCCTGCCCGGCGACCTGCAGGCGAAGATCGATCCCTACCTGCGCCCGCTGTACGACGCCCTCCAGGACATGCTCGATCAGGAGAAATTCGAGTCGTACCTGACGAGCGGCGTGATCGAGATCGCTCCCCTGGCCTTCATGCGGGGCCGAACCTTGAACGACGCCTTCATCATCCTGGACGAGGCGCAGAACACCACCGGCGAGCAGATGAAGATGTTCCTGACGCGCATGGGCTTCTCCAGCCGGGTGGTCGTGACCGGGGACGTCACGCAGATCGACCTGCCCCGCCACATCACGAGCGGTCTGGCCGTGGCCAAACGTATCCTGAGCAGCATCGAGGGCATCGCGTGGCACGAGTTCACGGATGTGGACGTGGTGCGCCACCCGCTCGTCGGGCGGATCATCAAGGCCTACGAGTCCGCCGAGGAGGCCGAACAGGACAAACGGGGGGCGCGGCGCGGCGAATTCGCCACCATTCCCGAGGGCGAGAGCGACCCACCCGCGCAGCCCAGCTGA
- a CDS encoding FAD:protein FMN transferase, with amino-acid sequence MPGVPTLPRLLRALRPAYRVRSVYERVLGTEVEVQVVADSQAQAEAAEQATLLEIGRLTGIFNRFDPASELRRWLDRPGEAVTLSAELLDVLRQADHWRRVSNGAFHPGADALGLEWQAAARQGHLPDAATLSALVTAVQADPWTLHGDGTATLHARFPLGLNAVAKGYIVDRAAEIAAGMPGVQRVLVNAGGDLRTLGPGGVTVAVADPSTVRDDAPPIARVRVTSGALATSGNAHRGVEIAGQWYSHVIDPRSGQPVAGTLGVTVVAPDCATADALATVAGVLDAASALALMDTLASCAALIVTADRQVRVSARWEALTSP; translated from the coding sequence ATGCCGGGCGTGCCGACCCTTCCTCGACTCCTGCGCGCCCTGCGACCCGCCTACCGGGTTCGCAGCGTGTACGAGCGCGTCCTCGGAACCGAGGTCGAGGTGCAGGTTGTGGCCGACTCCCAGGCCCAAGCGGAAGCCGCCGAGCAGGCCACGCTGCTCGAGATCGGGCGGCTGACGGGAATCTTCAACCGCTTCGATCCGGCCAGTGAGCTGCGCCGCTGGCTGGATCGTCCGGGCGAGGCCGTGACGCTCAGCGCCGAATTATTGGACGTGCTAAGGCAGGCCGACCACTGGCGCCGGGTCTCGAACGGGGCGTTCCATCCTGGAGCCGACGCCCTGGGCCTGGAATGGCAGGCGGCCGCCCGCCAGGGCCATCTCCCGGACGCCGCCACGCTCTCGGCCCTGGTCACAGCAGTGCAGGCCGATCCCTGGACGCTGCACGGTGATGGGACGGCCACGCTCCATGCCCGCTTCCCGTTGGGCCTGAATGCCGTGGCGAAGGGGTACATCGTCGACCGGGCCGCCGAGATAGCCGCGGGGATGCCCGGCGTTCAGCGGGTGCTGGTCAACGCTGGCGGTGACCTCCGCACTCTGGGGCCAGGCGGCGTGACGGTGGCCGTGGCCGATCCATCCACCGTGCGCGACGATGCGCCTCCCATCGCGCGGGTGCGAGTAACGAGCGGTGCTCTGGCCACCAGCGGGAACGCCCACCGGGGCGTGGAGATTGCCGGGCAGTGGTACTCGCACGTGATCGACCCCAGATCCGGGCAGCCGGTGGCGGGCACCCTGGGCGTGACGGTTGTGGCCCCGGATTGCGCCACGGCCGACGCGCTGGCCACCGTGGCGGGCGTGCTCGATGCAGCCAGCGCCCTGGCGCTGATGGACACCCTGGCGTCCTGTGCGGCCCTGATCGTGACCGCTGACCGTCAGGTGCGCGTCAGTGCGCGCTGGGAGGCTTTAACGTCGCCCTAA
- a CDS encoding GNAT family N-acetyltransferase produces MTSAGTQPFHAVTIRGRRPRDLPVLQRWLADPTAEWRRWDAPYFHPAATTASLRTYVQQLSTTATRPDERVIDLDGVCVGMVNRSEEEPAGGGWWDLGVLIYDPAHWGQGIGSRALALWVQATFDETDAHVLTFTTWGGNERMIRAARRLGFQESSRVREARVVNGERYDSVRLDLLRREWTPLDP; encoded by the coding sequence GTGACCAGCGCCGGCACCCAACCCTTCCACGCGGTGACCATCCGGGGCCGGCGGCCCCGCGACCTGCCCGTGCTGCAACGCTGGCTGGCCGACCCGACCGCCGAGTGGCGCCGCTGGGACGCTCCCTACTTCCATCCGGCCGCCACTACCGCCTCGCTCCGCACGTATGTGCAGCAGCTCTCGACGACCGCCACCCGCCCGGACGAACGCGTGATCGACCTGGATGGCGTGTGCGTGGGCATGGTCAACCGCTCGGAAGAGGAACCCGCCGGGGGCGGCTGGTGGGATCTGGGCGTCCTCATCTACGACCCCGCGCACTGGGGGCAGGGCATCGGGTCCCGCGCGCTCGCCCTGTGGGTGCAGGCCACGTTCGACGAGACCGATGCACACGTCCTGACCTTCACGACCTGGGGCGGCAATGAGCGCATGATCCGCGCCGCACGCCGCCTGGGGTTCCAGGAGTCCAGCCGGGTGCGCGAGGCCCGCGTCGTGAATGGCGAGCGGTACGACAGCGTCCGGCTCGATCTGCTGCGACGCGAGTGGACGCCCCTCGATCCGTGA